In Immundisolibacter sp., the following proteins share a genomic window:
- a CDS encoding DciA family protein: protein MGSQQHLHKLLAAAGGPLAQLLHASEEHARLLAQLRQRLPADLAAALRSAALDRGRLRLGVSGSAWATRLRFMAPQLCRQLADWPYGPVDAVQVHVATATGAAPSAAPPLPVPLSTASREHLETVAKTTADPRLAAALRALASSNVQPAGSAEL from the coding sequence ATGGGTTCCCAGCAACACCTTCACAAGCTGCTGGCGGCTGCCGGCGGACCGCTTGCGCAGCTGCTGCATGCGAGCGAGGAACACGCCAGACTGCTGGCGCAGCTGCGGCAGCGCCTGCCGGCAGACCTCGCCGCCGCGCTGCGCAGCGCGGCCCTGGACCGCGGCCGTCTGCGTCTGGGCGTCAGCGGCAGCGCCTGGGCGACGCGCCTGCGTTTCATGGCGCCGCAGCTGTGCCGGCAGCTGGCCGACTGGCCCTACGGCCCGGTCGACGCGGTGCAGGTGCACGTGGCCACGGCCACCGGCGCGGCACCATCCGCTGCGCCGCCGCTGCCGGTACCGCTCAGCACCGCCAGCCGGGAACACCTCGAAACAGTGGCCAAAACCACTGCCGATCCGCGACTGGCGGCAGCGCTGCGCGCGCTCGCCAGCAGCAATGTGCAGCCGGCCGGCAGCGCCGAGCTCTGA
- a CDS encoding M23 family metallopeptidase, with amino-acid sequence MISLHIHWLRTGGQRSLSLHGPTLLALGGLVLGALAGSFALGASLPLAEALRDRKAVRHELRAQRSRLDDTLLSARAQAQALASRLGELQGRLTQLEAVGQRVSEAARLAPDAFDFDAPLTSGPAGEQPFAVVDFVAELDGLSRQIDRRAAQFSVLDRVIGAGLVERGPQLPSPVPGAQLSSYFGSRSDPFSGRREFHPGIDFRAPQGAPIQAMAAGVVVGSGWESGYGNVVEIDHGNGFRTRYAHNQANLVTKGQTVKRSQLIARVGRTGHATGSHVHLEVLRGGRLMDPADYLGALAAGEPLRTATR; translated from the coding sequence ATGATCAGCCTGCATATTCACTGGCTCCGCACCGGCGGCCAGCGCAGCCTCAGTCTGCACGGACCTACCCTGCTGGCGCTCGGCGGCCTGGTGCTGGGCGCCCTGGCCGGCAGTTTTGCGCTGGGCGCGAGCCTGCCGCTGGCCGAAGCGCTGCGCGACCGCAAGGCCGTTCGCCACGAGCTGCGCGCGCAGCGCTCGCGGCTGGACGACACGCTGCTCAGCGCACGCGCCCAGGCGCAGGCCCTCGCCAGCCGACTGGGTGAACTGCAGGGCCGCCTGACGCAGCTGGAGGCCGTCGGCCAGCGCGTAAGCGAAGCGGCCCGGCTGGCGCCGGATGCCTTCGATTTCGACGCCCCGCTGACCAGCGGTCCGGCCGGCGAGCAGCCCTTCGCGGTGGTCGATTTCGTGGCTGAGCTGGACGGTTTGTCGCGCCAGATCGACCGCCGCGCGGCGCAATTTTCGGTGCTCGACCGGGTCATCGGCGCCGGCCTCGTCGAGCGCGGCCCGCAGCTGCCCTCGCCGGTGCCGGGCGCGCAGCTGTCGTCGTACTTCGGCAGCCGCAGCGACCCGTTCAGCGGCCGGCGGGAGTTTCACCCCGGCATCGATTTTCGTGCCCCGCAGGGCGCACCCATCCAGGCCATGGCGGCCGGCGTGGTGGTCGGCAGCGGCTGGGAAAGCGGCTACGGCAACGTCGTCGAGATCGATCACGGCAACGGTTTCCGCACCCGGTATGCCCACAATCAGGCCAATCTGGTTACCAAAGGTCAGACAGTGAAACGCAGTCAGCTCATCGCCCGCGTCGGCCGCACCGGCCACGCCACCGGCTCGCATGTGCACCTCGAGGTGCTGCGCGGCGGTCGACTCATGGATCCGGCCGATTATTTGGGTGCGCTGGCGGCCGGCGAGCCGCTGCGCACGGCCACCCGCTGA
- the secA gene encoding preprotein translocase subunit SecA, translated as MLQSLVRRIVGSRNQREVKRYFKSVGRINALAPQFEALTDAELRQWTDTLKQRHANGETLDQLLPEAFALVREAAGRVLGMRHFDVQLVGGMVLHEGKIAEMRTGEGKTLVATLPAYLNALAGKGVHVVTVNDYLARRDGAWMGRVYEFLGLTTGIIVSNLDQAARQAAYAADITYGTNNEFGFDYLRDNMAFTAADRVQRRSYGIIDEVDSILIDEARTPLIISGPSEGSTELYAKVNALIPRLTRQTEPDGPGDYHVDEKTRQVLLTDAGHEHAEQLLAKAGLLGEGESLYDAANITLMHHLNAALRAHALFQRDVHYVVNNGEVIIVDEFTGRLMPGRRWSEGLHQAIEAKEKVPVKQENQTLATITFQNYFRLYDKLSGMTGTADTEAFELHSIYGLEVVVIPTHRPMVRKDHGDQVFLTVEEKYDAVLADITDCHSRGQPVLVGTASIETSELVSARLKKANIPHQVLNAKYHEQEAQIIARAGEIGAVTIATNMAGRGTDIVLGGNLEARLHGVEDPAERERIRSQWQAEHDKVVELGGLHVAGTERNESRRVDNQLRGRSGRQGDPGSSRFYLSLQDDLMRIFASERVSGWMQKLGLEPGEAIEHRWVTRAIENAQKKVEGRNFDMRKQLLEYDDIANEQRKLIYQQRNELLEADDVSGTVLAMVRDVVGATVDRYLPPGSVEEQWDLAGLKEALHDELGSACDPAELASQPDMDAAALRARLIEIIEAELAQKQSRVEPAVMRHFEKAVMLQVLDSHWKDHLAAMDHLRHSIHLRGYAQKNPKQEYKREAFTLFTQMLDRIKTDVATTLLRVQVRAEEDVEAVDRQRRPAGEYDYQHASAGALEGEAQAEEADLAVAQRPSAAPFVRGMPKVGRNEPCPCGSGKKFKQCHGQLQ; from the coding sequence ATGCTCCAGTCCCTAGTGCGGCGCATCGTCGGCAGCCGCAACCAGCGCGAAGTGAAGCGCTATTTCAAGTCCGTCGGGCGCATCAATGCGCTGGCGCCGCAGTTCGAAGCGCTGACCGACGCTGAGCTTCGGCAATGGACCGATACCCTCAAGCAGCGCCACGCCAACGGCGAAACGCTGGACCAGCTGCTGCCGGAAGCCTTCGCCCTGGTGCGCGAGGCGGCCGGCCGGGTGCTGGGCATGCGCCATTTCGACGTGCAGCTGGTCGGCGGCATGGTGCTGCACGAGGGCAAGATCGCCGAGATGCGCACCGGCGAGGGCAAGACCCTGGTCGCCACGCTGCCGGCCTACCTGAACGCGCTGGCCGGCAAGGGCGTGCACGTGGTGACGGTGAACGACTACCTGGCGCGCCGTGATGGCGCCTGGATGGGCCGGGTGTACGAGTTCCTGGGCCTGACCACCGGCATCATCGTGTCGAACCTGGACCAGGCGGCGCGTCAGGCCGCCTACGCGGCCGACATCACCTACGGCACCAACAACGAGTTCGGCTTCGACTACCTGCGCGACAACATGGCCTTCACGGCTGCCGACCGTGTGCAGCGCAGAAGCTACGGCATCATCGACGAAGTGGACTCGATCCTCATCGACGAGGCGCGCACGCCGCTGATCATCTCCGGCCCGTCCGAGGGCAGCACCGAGCTGTACGCCAAGGTCAACGCGCTGATTCCGCGCCTGACGCGCCAGACCGAACCGGACGGCCCGGGCGACTACCACGTCGACGAGAAAACCCGTCAGGTGCTGCTGACCGATGCCGGTCACGAGCACGCCGAGCAGCTGCTGGCCAAGGCCGGCCTGCTGGGCGAGGGCGAGAGCCTGTACGACGCCGCCAATATCACCCTGATGCATCACCTGAACGCCGCGCTGCGCGCCCACGCGCTGTTCCAGCGCGACGTGCATTACGTGGTCAACAACGGCGAAGTGATCATCGTGGACGAGTTCACCGGGCGGCTGATGCCCGGCCGGCGCTGGTCCGAGGGCCTGCATCAGGCGATCGAGGCCAAGGAGAAGGTGCCGGTCAAGCAGGAAAACCAGACCCTGGCCACCATCACCTTCCAGAACTATTTCCGCCTCTACGACAAGCTGTCGGGCATGACCGGCACCGCCGACACGGAAGCCTTCGAGCTGCACTCGATCTACGGCCTGGAAGTGGTGGTCATTCCCACGCACCGGCCGATGGTGCGCAAGGATCATGGCGACCAGGTGTTCCTGACGGTGGAGGAGAAGTACGACGCCGTGCTGGCCGACATCACCGACTGTCACAGCCGCGGCCAGCCGGTACTGGTCGGCACCGCCTCCATCGAGACCTCGGAGCTGGTGTCCGCGCGGCTGAAAAAGGCCAACATCCCGCACCAGGTGCTCAACGCCAAGTACCACGAGCAGGAAGCGCAGATCATCGCCCGCGCCGGCGAGATCGGTGCCGTCACCATCGCCACCAACATGGCCGGCCGCGGCACCGACATCGTGCTGGGCGGCAACCTGGAGGCACGCCTGCACGGCGTCGAGGATCCGGCCGAGCGCGAACGCATCCGCAGCCAGTGGCAGGCCGAGCACGACAAGGTGGTGGAACTGGGCGGCCTGCACGTGGCCGGCACCGAGCGCAACGAATCCCGCCGCGTCGACAACCAGCTGCGCGGCCGCTCCGGGCGCCAGGGCGACCCCGGCTCGTCGCGCTTCTATCTGTCCCTGCAGGACGATCTGATGCGCATCTTCGCCTCGGAGCGGGTCTCCGGCTGGATGCAGAAGCTGGGCCTGGAACCGGGTGAGGCGATCGAGCACCGCTGGGTCACGCGCGCCATCGAGAACGCCCAAAAGAAAGTCGAGGGCCGCAACTTCGACATGCGCAAGCAGCTACTCGAATACGACGACATCGCCAACGAGCAGCGCAAGCTGATCTACCAGCAGCGCAACGAACTGCTGGAAGCCGACGACGTGTCCGGCACCGTGCTGGCCATGGTGCGCGACGTGGTCGGCGCCACCGTGGACCGCTACCTGCCGCCCGGCAGCGTGGAAGAGCAATGGGACCTGGCTGGCCTGAAGGAAGCCCTGCACGACGAGCTCGGCAGCGCCTGCGACCCGGCGGAACTGGCCAGCCAACCGGACATGGACGCCGCCGCGCTGCGTGCCCGGCTGATCGAAATCATCGAAGCGGAGCTTGCGCAAAAGCAGTCCCGGGTCGAGCCGGCCGTCATGCGCCACTTCGAGAAGGCGGTCATGCTGCAGGTGCTCGACAGCCACTGGAAGGACCATCTGGCGGCCATGGATCACCTGCGCCACAGCATCCACCTGCGCGGCTACGCCCAGAAAAATCCCAAGCAGGAATACAAGCGCGAGGCCTTCACCCTGTTCACGCAGATGCTCGATCGGATCAAGACCGACGTCGCCACCACCCTGCTGCGCGTGCAGGTGCGCGCCGAGGAAGACGTGGAAGCGGTCGACCGTCAGCGCCGTCCGGCCGGCGAATACGACTACCAGCATGCATCGGCAGGTGCGCTGGAAGGCGAGGCCCAGGCCGAGGAAGCCGACCTGGCCGTGGCCCAGCGCCCATCGGCGGCGCCCTTCGTGCGCGGCATGCCCAAGGTGGGCCGCAACGAGCCGTGCCCGTGCGGCTCCGGCAAGAAATTCAAGCAATGCCACGGCCAGCTACAGTGA
- the argJ gene encoding bifunctional glutamate N-acetyltransferase/amino-acid acetyltransferase ArgJ — protein MAVNLAAPDALTPVAGVRLAAVAAGVRKPGRDDVVLLELAPGSRVAAVFTQNAFCAAPVTLARQHLAAAAPRFLVINSGNANAGTGAAGLAAATACCAELARLGDCSAQSVLPFSTGVIGEPLPVDRISAVLPAALASLRADGWSAAARAIMTTDTVAKGHSVTVASPQGPITVTGIAKGSGMIHPNMATLLAYVATDAAVAQPALQACLARAVGGSFNRITVDGDTSTNDACVLIATGQGPVTVDDLASPAGPALQTAVDEVCRVLAQAIVRDGEGATKFMTVHIEGGRDAAECAQVAYAIARSPLVKTAFFASDPNWGRILAAVGYAGLDALAIERVNVYLGDVCIVREGGRAADYTEARGQAVMSQDEITVRVELGRGGAQTTVWTCDFSYDYVRINAEYRT, from the coding sequence ATGGCCGTGAACCTCGCCGCGCCGGACGCGCTGACCCCCGTGGCCGGCGTGCGCCTGGCGGCCGTTGCCGCCGGCGTGCGCAAGCCGGGCCGCGACGACGTGGTGCTGCTGGAACTTGCCCCCGGCAGCCGCGTGGCGGCGGTATTCACACAAAACGCCTTCTGCGCCGCGCCCGTGACGCTGGCCAGGCAGCACTTGGCCGCGGCCGCGCCGCGCTTCCTGGTGATCAACAGCGGCAATGCCAACGCCGGCACCGGCGCCGCGGGCCTGGCTGCCGCGACTGCCTGCTGCGCCGAACTGGCGCGCCTGGGCGACTGCTCGGCGCAGTCCGTGCTGCCGTTCTCGACCGGCGTGATCGGCGAGCCGCTGCCGGTTGATCGCATCAGCGCCGTGCTGCCGGCCGCCCTGGCCAGTCTGCGTGCCGATGGCTGGAGCGCCGCCGCCCGCGCCATCATGACCACCGACACCGTGGCCAAGGGTCACAGCGTCACCGTCGCCAGCCCGCAGGGGCCGATCACCGTGACCGGCATCGCCAAAGGCTCGGGGATGATCCACCCGAACATGGCGACCCTGCTGGCCTACGTGGCCACCGATGCCGCGGTGGCGCAGCCGGCCCTGCAAGCCTGCCTGGCGCGCGCCGTGGGCGGCAGCTTCAACCGCATCACCGTGGACGGCGACACCTCCACCAACGACGCCTGCGTGCTGATCGCCACCGGTCAGGGCCCGGTCACGGTGGACGATCTGGCAAGTCCAGCCGGACCGGCGCTGCAAACCGCCGTGGACGAGGTCTGCCGCGTGCTGGCGCAGGCCATCGTGCGCGACGGCGAGGGCGCCACCAAGTTCATGACCGTGCACATCGAAGGCGGGCGCGACGCCGCCGAGTGCGCGCAGGTCGCCTATGCCATCGCCCGCTCGCCGCTGGTCAAGACGGCTTTTTTCGCCAGCGATCCGAACTGGGGGCGCATCCTGGCCGCCGTCGGTTACGCCGGCCTCGACGCGCTGGCCATCGAGCGCGTGAACGTGTACCTGGGCGACGTGTGCATCGTGCGCGAGGGCGGCCGGGCGGCGGACTACACGGAGGCCCGCGGCCAGGCCGTGATGTCGCAGGACGAAATCACCGTGCGCGTTGAGCTTGGCCGCGGCGGCGCCCAGACCACCGTCTGGACCTGCGATTTCTCCTACGACTACGTGCGCATCAACGCCGAGTACCGCACCTGA
- a CDS encoding Nudix family hydrolase: MSRDPVHVAVGVLRRAGEILLTRRLAGTHLAGYWEFPGGKFEPGEMPEQALARELREELGIEVVTTQPLIRHRHPYPGRDVVLHTYEVTAWQGEPRGLQGQALRWLPADLIDPADLPPADGPLLSAARLPDIYAISGDFSDQADCLRRVERLIAGGVRLLCLRCPDLDAGTHRALASAVLARARPIGMQVLLHGAADWLTELAAELGAGRHLPARALAALDQRPLPPGAWCAASCHDASELAQAARIGCDFAVLSPVAVTASHPDRPALGWARFATLVEAAALPVFALGGMQPELARAAREHGGQGVAVLRGLWSRAGG; the protein is encoded by the coding sequence ATGAGCCGCGATCCGGTCCACGTCGCCGTCGGCGTGCTGCGCCGCGCGGGCGAAATCCTGCTCACGCGCCGCCTGGCCGGCACCCACCTGGCCGGTTACTGGGAATTCCCGGGCGGGAAATTCGAGCCCGGCGAAATGCCGGAACAGGCACTCGCCCGCGAACTGCGCGAAGAACTCGGCATCGAGGTCGTGACCACGCAGCCGCTGATCCGCCACCGTCATCCCTACCCGGGCCGCGACGTCGTCCTGCACACCTATGAGGTCACAGCCTGGCAGGGCGAACCGCGCGGCCTGCAGGGCCAGGCGCTGCGCTGGCTGCCCGCCGACCTCATCGACCCGGCCGACTTGCCGCCCGCCGACGGACCGCTGCTCAGCGCCGCGCGGCTGCCCGACATCTACGCCATCAGCGGCGATTTCAGCGACCAGGCGGATTGTCTGCGCCGCGTCGAGCGCCTCATCGCCGGCGGCGTGCGCTTGCTGTGCCTGCGCTGCCCGGACCTGGACGCCGGCACCCACCGCGCCCTGGCAAGCGCGGTGCTGGCCCGGGCCCGGCCGATCGGCATGCAGGTCCTGCTGCATGGTGCGGCGGATTGGCTGACCGAACTTGCCGCGGAACTTGGCGCCGGCCGCCACCTGCCGGCGCGCGCCTTGGCGGCGCTCGACCAGCGCCCGTTGCCGCCCGGCGCCTGGTGCGCGGCCTCCTGCCACGACGCGAGCGAACTCGCCCAGGCGGCCCGCATCGGCTGCGACTTTGCCGTGCTGTCGCCGGTTGCGGTCACGGCCAGCCATCCGGACCGGCCGGCGCTCGGCTGGGCGCGTTTCGCCACGCTGGTCGAAGCCGCCGCCTTGCCGGTCTTCGCGCTGGGCGGCATGCAGCCAGAACTGGCCCGCGCCGCCCGCGAGCACGGCGGGCAGGGCGTGGCCGTGCTGCGTGGCTTGTGGAGCCGTGCCGGCGGCTGA
- a CDS encoding IS1182 family transposase, which yields MPTTYRPYDPDQLLLLPASLKEWLPERHLAYFISDAVEALDLKAFHARYAGDGRRRQPFDPSMMVKVLVYAYASGVFSSRKIASRLEEDVAFRVLGAGNFPAHRTLREFRQLHLAEFSALFVQIVQLAREAGLVKLGRIGIDGTKIKANASKHKAMSYGRMREQEARLKSEIAQLLKQAEAQDAQEDAQYGDRRGDALPDELGRREQRLKIIQAAKARLQARQREQDHRDGRSMDDDGQTRGPGGRRCKRAFGVPEDQAQDNFTDPQSRIMKTADGFQQGYNAQAAVDEDSHLIVATGLTDCAADTHQLLPMIEATMRTVGAAPTMTLADSGYASEDNFAALEARQLPACVALAREGKALRTIDPAQHPATQRMAERLATPQGKDHYRRRKFIPEPVFGWIKQAMGFRRFSVRGREAVTGEWNLVCLALNLRRMQRLGWAPT from the coding sequence ATGCCAACGACCTACCGCCCGTACGATCCCGACCAGCTTCTGTTGCTGCCTGCGTCACTCAAGGAGTGGCTGCCGGAGCGGCATCTGGCGTACTTCATATCCGACGCCGTGGAAGCGCTGGACCTCAAAGCGTTTCATGCGCGCTATGCGGGTGACGGCCGGCGGCGTCAACCGTTCGATCCATCGATGATGGTCAAGGTGCTGGTGTATGCCTACGCCAGCGGCGTGTTCTCGTCGCGCAAGATCGCCAGTCGTTTGGAAGAGGACGTGGCGTTTCGCGTGCTGGGCGCGGGGAATTTCCCGGCGCACCGGACGCTGCGGGAGTTTCGGCAGCTGCACCTGGCGGAGTTCTCGGCACTGTTCGTGCAGATCGTGCAGCTGGCGCGGGAAGCGGGCTTGGTGAAGCTGGGCCGGATCGGCATCGACGGCACCAAGATCAAGGCCAACGCCAGCAAGCACAAGGCGATGAGCTATGGCCGGATGCGGGAGCAGGAGGCGCGGCTGAAGTCCGAGATTGCGCAGCTGTTGAAGCAGGCCGAGGCGCAGGACGCGCAGGAAGATGCCCAGTACGGCGACCGGCGCGGCGACGCGCTGCCGGATGAGCTGGGACGGCGCGAGCAGCGGCTCAAGATCATCCAGGCGGCCAAGGCGCGGCTCCAAGCGCGGCAGCGCGAGCAGGACCACAGGGACGGACGCAGCATGGACGACGACGGCCAGACGCGCGGTCCGGGCGGGCGTCGCTGCAAGCGCGCCTTCGGCGTACCCGAGGACCAGGCGCAGGACAACTTCACGGATCCGCAGTCGCGGATCATGAAGACGGCCGATGGGTTTCAGCAGGGCTACAACGCTCAGGCGGCCGTGGACGAAGACAGCCATCTGATTGTCGCGACCGGGTTGACGGACTGTGCGGCAGACACCCATCAGCTGCTGCCGATGATCGAGGCCACGATGCGCACCGTGGGCGCTGCGCCGACGATGACGCTGGCTGACAGCGGCTATGCCAGCGAGGACAACTTCGCGGCACTGGAGGCGCGGCAACTGCCCGCGTGCGTGGCGCTGGCGCGTGAAGGCAAGGCCTTGCGCACGATCGATCCAGCGCAACACCCGGCAACGCAGCGCATGGCCGAGCGATTGGCCACGCCGCAGGGCAAGGATCACTACCGGCGGCGCAAGTTCATCCCCGAGCCGGTCTTCGGCTGGATCAAACAGGCGATGGGCTTTCGGCGATTCAGTGTCCGCGGCCGTGAGGCGGTGACGGGCGAGTGGAATCTGGTGTGTCTGGCGCTCAACCTGCGGCGGATGCAGCGGCTGGGATGGGCGCCGACGTAA